GAGCACATTTTTCTTGCGCCACCTTCCTGTCTCAAACATTTCACAAGTCCCTGATCTAGATGATGAATACAGGTAATAATTATAGCACATTTCCcatttcaagaaatattttgaaGCAAGTCTTAAAGGTTGTAAATGAATTTGAGTCTTTGTTAACATTTTATTTGTGTTCTAAGCACGGATTTTCTTCTCGTCCTTGTACTATTAGAGCGTTGTTTACAGATGTGGAAAGTTATTCAAGACAAGATCTTAACAGGAGCATGAAAACCATAAATACTGTTGCGCTATAACAACAGGAAGTTTTGAGCTGATTGAACATGCTACACATGCAGCCATACTTCTGCGACCCTTCTCAAGAAACAGATAGATTTGGATTTCCATTCAGGTTTATCAATAAAATAGCCTTTCATCAGACACAATGATTGACAACTTGGCTTAAAATATGTTAAAATATTCCCTTGTCAACGCCTAAAAAGCAAGATATATCCATAGCTCTGTCATAGgctatttttctcttttttattaATTCCACCTATCCAATCAAATTTTCctcattatttttttcttatgaTGCAGGACCCTCATGAAGGAGTTTGCGGTAAGATTAGAAAAATTGGCTGAAGAACTTCTTGATTTACTATGTGAAAATCTTGGTCTTGAGAAGGGCTATTTGAAGAAAGCCTTTTATGGTTCAAAAGGTCCCAATTTTGGCACCAAGGTTAGCAACTACCCTCCATGTCCCAAGCCAGAATTGATTAAGGGACTTCGACCACACACTGATGCTGGTGGGGTTATCTTGCTTTTCCAAGACGACAAAGTaagtggtctacaactcctcaaGGGTGATCAATGGGTTGATGTCCCTCCAATGAAGCACTCTATTGTGGTCAACCTTGGTGACCAACTCGAGGTACACTTTAATTTCTTGGGAttaaaaatttatacttttataAGTAATATGATAAAGAAACAATAGATTTCTTACTTTCATACCAACATATTACGTATAGTTACACTTGTGCCTCATAAATCAATATTACTTATGAATAGATTATTTCTCATAAAAATTACTTATAATTACGGAATATCATACTAGATTTAGAGGGgtgattgtaatttgtaagCAACACTAAACATCAATATTAATTTatgcaaaaattaacaaatcGAATTGACTGTTTATTCATTTATGCCTTTTTATTTAGGGTTCTAATTATGTTACAAATTAATCACAGGTGATTACCAATGGAAAATACAAAAGTGTGCTCCACCGAGTCATAGCTCAAACAGATGGAAATAGGATGTCACTTGCTTCATTCTACAATCCAGGCAATGATGCAGTTATTTATCCAGCACCAGCACTACTGGAAAAAGaagcagaagaaagaaaagaagtctACCCAAAATTTGTTTTTGATGACTACATGAAACTGTATGCTGGACTTAAATTCCAGGCCAAAGAGCCAAGATTTGAACTCATGAAGAACGTGGAAGCCAATGTTACCATGGGTCCAATTGCAACTGCCTAGACTCATAGGAATAAAACAGTGCTAGGATGTTTTCTTCTCCCTCTTATGTTTtctacttattattattattattttttattgtggGGGTTGTTGGTTATTCCTAGTCATTTGTTGCTCCAGACAGGAGCGTCCTTTCTACATCTGGGGGACCAAAATTTATTATGTATTAGGAATTCTAtgacaaagaaataaaataagctTTACATTTCTCCAAAATCATTTGTGGCTACTGTTGCAAAGCTATATGGTTGATTGACCTAATATTTGGTTTAATTGCTTTTAAAAGTCCTTAAATTTTCTCAATTATTAGACACTCAACATTTTACTTTAATTTATGAATGCCGGATCAATTTAGTCCTCAAATTTCTAACAAATCTGACAAATCAAATATCTGGTACTTcgaaaaaaaatacaattatGTTTGGAACTATGAATTACAATTAGCAAACTTAAGAAAGAAAACTTACAAGGAGCAGCCGATATCAATATGCAAGAAAAGCTAAGTTTGTCACACATAACTACTTATTTAATAGTTGTAAGATAATGATTAACATATTATACATGTTAAAGCATTTAACAGTAATGCATTAGCAACATGGCCGAGAACTTAAAATTGGCAATATCCTTCAAAAGCCCACTTTTTGGTGCCAAATCAGGAATAACATAAACAAGTCATCAATAGCCAAGACAAGCCAACGATTTGTTGGCTACTAGGgttaaatgaaaagaaaaaaaaaatttcattcaacATTCACCACATTTGCGCTTTGCCCCCTTCAACTTAACAAACAGGCAGTTTGCCTCTCTAGTAAATCTGGTTAGTGATTTTATTGGACAAAACTCAAAACTCAAAAGCAAGCCAGGTTATCCTCAAGCTGACAGAAATATGGTTGATTACTAATGGTAAAAGGTTTTTAGAGTTAAATATATTTTGTAGAATCATTTAAGAAGCAAATAATAATTTGGATGTAGTTTAGAGGAAAAATCAAGGTTGATTGGCAAGATAAAACAGTACTTGTAAGTTCAAGAATTCTctattctctttttctttctttttttcttttttttggcgAGTTTTTTCTCGAAACATGTGTCACTATTATTCCTCATCTTTCATATATCACAAGAACAAgcagacacacacacacacatgtaaTTTATACCTTTCTAGTCTTTTACTTTTCACAAGGAGCTGAATTTTGTATGCTTCTTTCTGTGGATGGAGACACAACTTTTCCTCTAGTAAGTATGACGATTAAATAACCAACTACTCTAGCCACTAGAGATAGTTATAAAACTTTTCTTGAATGTAGGTCAAGGGATCATGGcctatattttaaaaaatttagaattatttgaaaaaatttcatTAGTTGGTACTTAAGTTCCTGTTTTGATTGGTGGTGATTCAGTTTCtggctaaaaaaaaataaaagtatgagGATTAAATACTGGATTTTTATGATATAAACTGCGTGTATAGGTTCACGATAGGTCATagttttgtcatttattttataattaattctCTCCTATTATCTTACCAACTGTGCATTAGTTAgcggattctactcacttttgaaaatttgtatTTATTGTAGGGAGTAGAACAAAATACCATAAAAAGGTGCTAATTTGACGATAGTCAATAGAAGAGTTTGAATAGTAAAAGGGAACAAGAGTCCAAACGGAGATTATTTCCCTTATCCAGTGGTCAACTGCGGCAAACTAGGAGAAAATTTTGGGGAACttccctttttctgtttttagtAATTTCTAAAGAGGACGGAGGTCAGACTCAACTAGGAGTCTTCCCTTCTATTCCTCTTGGTAGTCGGATAGGCAgtaggaaaaaaatttgagaggaAAAGGGGCAATCAATCTTGATTCCTTTTTGCTCTTGACTTTTTCGTCTTTTTGTGGCTATTGATTCCATCGTATGTCAGAGTAAAGGAAGAAACAATTGGTCATTCTTTTAACTTAGCAGATCTTTTGCTTATTCTTAATTAAATCGATTTTCTTCATCGCATTGAGGAACGATGTATGCTACAATTGTTTCTATGATTTCGCATGAGATTGTTCCAACAgagatgaactaaatctcttttcTAATCAATGAGCAACGGATGCTTTGGTTtatctaaaaattgtgagattgaATTAATTTTACTTATTCCTCTTATTTactggtatttgcatattctctgATTGTAGTActtatggttgttttattaattgagtatcaTGGGCCTGGACATTGAATTAATTTAGCAATATAATGTCAATTGGAgcattgaatccgtaattgttcaattgctctaaaatagtgataactggtatgattgggtttgtgtcaggagaATACGCAgactaatctaaaataaccttgatagtgtgttatttggttagaatagggctcctctaatacttaagacaattggggaattaaattttACAGGCGTACTTAGAATTAATTCTCGATTAGAGTAGTAATTGACGGGCGTACCTCAGTCATCAATACAGTAAGGAAgagttgactgtcatcgcttgtttggcagttataacttatttattagttaataattagaattatctttgcatcgatgatcaattaatTTAACCATTACTGAAGTTATTTATTGGCTAAAGTTTAGTCATTATTAATTCGAGTTTTAATagtttgtcatttaatttttagttgacTATTTACTTTTAGTCAAACAATTTAATTATTACCattgctataaaaaaaaatcccatcgttagtttgaatttcaaaagagacaaatatccctagtccctgtggattcgactctaCATATCACTATCCGCataaattatattttgtttgagtaggcatttattattgtacagcctcgacaacctgtcaattttttgcgccgttgtcggggactggcgttagttaatttgtttcttttaagttcattttcgttttaaatttctggtatttttctagtttatgtcTCGGATTTTCTCGTACAGGCGAATTAATTTTTGATCATGAAGTAGAGAAGACTGCGCGTCGCACGCGAAAAAAAGACCAGACAACTTAGAGAAGAGTAATCTAGTGCTGCATCTCAGAGATCCGATCCAGAAGTTGAATCAATAAGTTCGTTTGGCGATACTTCGAATGACCCGGATCGAGAAGAAGTCACTATAGCTAATACACagacattaagggagttggctacTCCTAATTTAAATCAGTAACCTTTATGCATTACTTTTttgaatttaaataaataacaccctgtttgagttaaaatctgggCTAATTCATCTTTTATCATCTTTTCATGATTTACCAGGTGAGAAGCCTTATAAGCATTTGCAGGAGTTCGATGTTGTTTGCAACTGTATGAAACCCCTTAAAATTACGAAAAGAACATATAAAAATGAGAGCATTCCCTTTCTCTCTTAAGAACTTTAgcaaaagattggttgtactACCTACCTCTAGACAGTATCACCACGTGAGAGCAGCTgaagaaaaattttttgaaaaaatattttcctgcatCTTGAGCTGCAAGTCTGAGAAAGGAGATATGCGGTATCAAACAATATTTCACGAGAGTCGCTCTATGATTACTTGGAGAAATTCAAAAAGTTATACATCAAATGCTCTTAACACCAAAATAAGCAAGGAATTGCTTATCCAATATTTTTACGAGGGTCTACTTTTCAGAGACAGGAGTATtattgatgctgcaagtggaaGGGCGTTGGTGAACAAGACTTCTCGAGAAGCGTGAGAGTTAATTGAAGGGATAGCCGAAAACTCGCAGCAATTCGATATAAGAGAAGATATTCCGATACACAAAGTGAATGAGGTAAAAACATTCTCTATCCAATAGTAGTTATCTGAATTAACATCTTTTATTAGGCAATTGACTATAGGAAATCTTGCACAAGCCAAGGTGTATGGGAATTGCACTACTATAGGTTACTCTACAGAGATGTGCCCAATGATTCAAGAAGAAAGTGCCGAGTAAGTAAACATGGTTGGTTACGTGCCCGCGCCGAGAAAGCCATATGACCCGTACTCGAACACGTATAATTCGGGTTAAAAAGATCACCCTAACTTTagttatggaggaaataggcaatCAAATCTTGCATTGAATAAACAGCAAGGGTATCAACAGTAGTATCAACCTCGCCTGCCATCACCTTCTCTAAGCTCAAACCCATCTCTAGAAGAAATGATGAAGCAGTTAATTTTTAGTCAACAAAAGACGGATTCTGACCTATAAAATATAAGGAATCAAATGGAACAGATGCAAGCAATGCAGAGTCAGATGAGTCAGATGGCATTAGCAATCGATCGCCTAGAATCCCAAGTTCACGAAAAATTGCTGTCTCAACCTAAACTTAACCTAAaaaatgtaagtgcaatgacTTTAAAAAACGGGAAGGAAATTCAGGGATCCGATCTCGTGACTCCAAAAGGCAAGgatgaagaaaaaatagagaaagagTTTAAGGAGGAGGACAGAAACAGCAAAAATTCAG
The sequence above is drawn from the Coffea eugenioides isolate CCC68of unplaced genomic scaffold, Ceug_1.0 ScVebR1_3517;HRSCAF=4741, whole genome shotgun sequence genome and encodes:
- the LOC113758032 gene encoding 1-aminocyclopropane-1-carboxylate oxidase 1-like → MENFPVINMKNLNGNKRASTMEHIKDACENWGFFELVNHGIPHEMMDTVERLTKGHYKKCMEQRFKELVASKALEGVQAEITDMDWESTFFLRHLPVSNISQVPDLDDEYRTLMKEFAVRLEKLAEELLDLLCENLGLEKGYLKKAFYGSKGPNFGTKVSNYPPCPKPELIKGLRPHTDAGGVILLFQDDKVSGLQLLKGDQWVDVPPMKHSIVVNLGDQLEVITNGKYKSVLHRVIAQTDGNRMSLASFYNPGNDAVIYPAPALLEKEAEERKEVYPKFVFDDYMKLYAGLKFQAKEPRFELMKNVEANVTMGPIATA